CCGAAGCAGACGATCGTCTCTCCGCGGAGCCTCTCCGCGGCGGGGTCGATCGAGAGAGGAAGCCCCTCGTCCCACGGCCTCATGGGACCGCCTCCTCGAGGACCTCGGCGAGCGCCCCGGAGAGCCGCCGGAAGTCGAAGCGTTCCGGACGCTCCGGGCGCGACAGCCCTTCCCCGCGGAGCGCCTCGAGGAGGGCCGTCTCGATCCCTTCCGGGTCGTCGGGCCGAACGATCCGCCCGGCCCGCTCCTCGCGCACGACCGTCTCGGTCGCCCCGCCGGTCACGAGGGCGAGGATCGGCTTGCCGAGAGCCATATACTCATAAAGCTTCCGCGGAACCTGCAGATCCGTCCCGGCCTGCACGACGAGAAGAAGGTCGGATGCCGCGAGTCGCCGGAGCGCCTCGCCGCGCGAGACCTTCGGCTCGAAGCGGACGACGCTCGCGAGAAGGGGGGATTCGAGAAGACCCCGCCACGGCATCCCGCCCGAAGTGCTTCCGACGAAAAGGACGCGAAGACGGTCGGGGGAGATCGCTCCCCGCTCGAGGAGCGCGCCGACGGCGCGAAGAAGGGGAGAAGGGTCGCGCGGCCCGTACAAGGTTCCCGCGTGCGTGATCGTGAAGGGCCTGTCCACGGCGGGCCGATCCAAGGGAGGGAGCGCCTCTTCCGGATCGTAGCCGTTCGTGATCGTGACGAGCTTCCCCGCGCATTCCGGAAAGCGGGCGGCGAAGTCGGCGCGCATCTCGTCCGTGGTCGCGACGACGCGGGCGGCGTTAGAGAGAACCGCCGCCTCGAGGAATCGATCGAGCGGACGGACGAGGGAGAGAGAACGATCCGGCGCGAAACGGCTCGAGGTCCAGGGGTCGCGGAAGTCGACGATCCACGGGCACCCCGTGAGGCGCGCCGCGAGAAGAGCGGCCACGTGGCCGCTCGCGGGCGGGGAGGAGGAGTAGATCGCGGAGACATCCTCTTCATCGATGATCCGGAGCGCCGCGGAGAGAGCGGAAGGAATCCAGCCGACCTGACGATCCGGAACCGTGAGAAGATCGCTCACCCAATCGCGCCAGCCCCCCGTGCGCTCCTCGCCGCCGCCGTTCGTCGGCACACCCGCATTCCCCTTTGACGGACGGCC
This genomic stretch from Candidatus Eisenbacteria bacterium harbors:
- a CDS encoding glycosyltransferase family 4 protein — translated: MRKVLMIAYHFPPLTTSGTYRSLQFARYLPGHGWGAVVLTVRAETLRAPGILDREPLAALPADTRVVRTRAIEPLDLVLRARDRLRGRPSKGNAGVPTNGGGEERTGGWRDWVSDLLTVPDRQVGWIPSALSAALRIIDEEDVSAIYSSSPPASGHVAALLAARLTGCPWIVDFRDPWTSSRFAPDRSLSLVRPLDRFLEAAVLSNAARVVATTDEMRADFAARFPECAGKLVTITNGYDPEEALPPLDRPAVDRPFTITHAGTLYGPRDPSPLLRAVGALLERGAISPDRLRVLFVGSTSGGMPWRGLLESPLLASVVRFEPKVSRGEALRRLAASDLLLVVQAGTDLQVPRKLYEYMALGKPILALVTGGATETVVREERAGRIVRPDDPEGIETALLEALRGEGLSRPERPERFDFRRLSGALAEVLEEAVP